The genomic region AAATATACTTTTTATTAGAAATTTCAATTTCTAAAGACCGTTTATTTATATCTAAAATCATTTTTCTCCTTTAGAGTTAAATTTATTTTCTTAAATTCAAACTCTCTATAAGTTGTAAATATTTATCGTAATCTTTCTCCTTTAAATAATTAAGGAGTTTCCTTCTTCTTCCAACCATCTTAAGGAGTCCTCTTCTTGAGGAGTGATCTTTTTTATGCTCCTTAAGATGTTCAGATAATCTTCTAATCTTTTCAGTTAATATAGCAATCTGCACTTCAGGAGATCCAGTATCTCTTTCATGTATTCTAAACTTTTCTATGATCTCCTGCTTCTCCTTTTTATCTAACATCTTTACCTCCTAACCTACCCTTTAACCCAGATTAACTTTATCCAGGTTAAGGATCATTGGCTTTCAACTTCACTTTTAAAAATTATATCACATTAGAGAT from Caldisericia bacterium harbors:
- the rpsO gene encoding 30S ribosomal protein S15, which translates into the protein MLDKKEKQEIIEKFRIHERDTGSPEVQIAILTEKIRRLSEHLKEHKKDHSSRRGLLKMVGRRRKLLNYLKEKDYDKYLQLIESLNLRK